The following proteins come from a genomic window of Metarhizium brunneum chromosome 2, complete sequence:
- the gluP gene encoding Glucose/galactose transporter, translating into MSFNEFLKRRSLKADDTRRTRAAELTLRQSIYPICLVTILFFLWGFSYGLLDTLNKHFQVVLGINRSRSAGLQAAYFGAYPLASVGHAAWILRHYSYRAVFIWGLCLYALGALLAIPALKNHSFGGFCACIFIIGNGLGSLETAANPYITVCGPPRYSEIRINISQAFNGVGTVIAPVLGSYVFFNFSDERALDNVQWVYLAIAIFVLLLATLFFMSDIPEITDADMEFQAKETHAGATEKPFIKQYKLFHAAFAQFCYTGAQVAVASFFINYATATRPGTSDSLGSKFFAGAQAAFAIGRFTGVGIMKYVRPRWVFLAFISCCIIFLCPSITQRGNTGISMLYVVLFFESICFPTIVALGMRGLGRHTKRGSGYIVGGVVGGAVVPPATGAAGDTFGDGYAMFVPLIFMVMAWTYAACVNFVPAYRNVVDSLGEAEIGIVHRTEDEENSKSTSNDEKSREEHAHIGHVTKENTVETDAALASAPKDL; encoded by the exons ATGTCCTTCAACGAGTTCCTCAAGCGGCGCTCGCTCAAGGCCGACGATACTCGCCGTACGCGAGCGGCCGAATTGACACTGCGCCAGTCCATCTATCCCATTTGCCTGGTTACCATTCTGTTCTTTCTCTGGGGATTTAGCTATGGTCTACTAGATACCCTCAACAAGCATTTCCAGGTTGTACTTGGTATCAATCGATCACGTTCGGCGGGTCTGCAGGCCGCTTACTTTGG CGCGTATCCTCTGGCTTCCGTTGGTCATGCGGCATGGATTCTTCGGCATTACAGCTACCGTGCTGTTTTCATATGGGGCTTGTGTCTGTATGCCCTTGGTGCTCTGTTGGCCATTCCGGCACTCAAGAACCATAGCTTTGGCGGATTCTGTGCTTGCATCTTCATTattggcaatggccttggGTCGCTCGAGACGGCTGCAAACCCCTACATCACAG TCTGCGGTCCTCCAAGATACTCCGAGATTCGAATCAATATTTCACAGGCCTTTAATGGCGTGGGCACCGTCATTGCCCCGGTGCTGGGTTCAtacgtcttcttcaacttcaGTGATGAGCGTGCGCTTGACAATGTCCAGTGGGTCTATCTAGCCATTGCCATCTTTGTGCTCCTGCTCGCCACGTTATTCTTCATGTCTGATATCCCAGAAATCACTGATGCCG ACATGGAGTTCCAAGCAAAGGAAACACATGCCGGCGCCACAGAGAAACCATTTATTAAGCAGTACAAACTATTCCATGCCGCATTTGCCCAATTCTGTTACACGGGTGCTCAAGTAGCCGTTGCTAGCTTCTTCATCAATTATGCCACAGCCACCCGCCCAGGCACATCCGACTCCCTCGGGTCCAAGTTCTTTGCTGGCGCGCAGGCAGCATTCGCCATCGGACGATTCACCGGTGTCGGCATTATGAAATATGTCCGTCCGCGATGGGTTTTCCTTGCCTTCATCTCGTGCTGTATCATCTTTCTCTGCCCGTCGATAACCCAGCGCGGCAACACGGGCATCTCGATGCTCTAcgtcgtcttgttcttcGAGTCCATTTGCTTCCCTACCATTGTCGCGCTTGGCATGCGAGGCCTGGGTCGACACACCAAGCGCGGCAGCGGCTATATTGTCGGCGGTGTCGTTGGCGGTGCCGTTGTCCCGCCCGCAACAGGCGCTGCAGGAGATACATTTGGTGACGGCTACGCCATGTTTGTGCCGCTGATATTCATGGTAATGGCTTGGACATACGCCGCCTGCGTCAACTTTGTTCCCGCATACAGAAATGTCGTCGACTCTCTTGGTGAGGCTGAGATTGGCATTGTACACCGGACagaagatgaggagaacAGCAAATCAACATCAAATGATGAGAAATCAAGGGAAGAGCATGCACACATCGGGCATGTTACGAAGGAAAATACTGTGGAGACGGACGCTGCACTGGCTTCGGCACCAAAGGATTTATAG